In the genome of Bradysia coprophila strain Holo2 unplaced genomic scaffold, BU_Bcop_v1 contig_232, whole genome shotgun sequence, one region contains:
- the LOC119076693 gene encoding odorant receptor 94a-like isoform X1, whose protein sequence is MAIKILKSVRGIILFLKVCGLWPNHNRHYVLYMIYAVTFQFIFTFCYVVCKFTIFFYLTEVHLITKTLFLWLGEAAFVIKVFNFHYHNKELQQLLASIKTFQIRNEMENDLLKRRQLMFNKIALCYVGCAGVAVFFSLVSPLFSSERTLPYPSWYPVDWHNNTFNYCLLYAYQVIGIFFMAFAIILLETFAVYLMIMMSVHTDILAMRLKRLGVHATEIDDKIIETDHRNYLNLIECFQMHSTSSSLQKSFENVFSIPFFIQFLVSGAILCVTVFQIVMMNPANEIVNFVFYLSYFMTLSTEIFLPCYFGTEQLLKNAQLTTAIYSSNWIGRPIYYQKMIPIFMEYTKDPRYLIAGKLFNLSLSNFLLVLNRMYNMYAVLMNVFD, encoded by the exons ATGGCCATTAAAATACTGAAGTCAGTTCGTGGAATAATATTATTTCTGAAAGTCTGCGGTCTCTGGCCCAATCACAATCGACATTACGTTCTATACATGATCTATGCCGtgacttttcaatttattttcacctTTTGTTACGTTGTCTGCAAattcacaatatttttctatCTAACCGAAGTGCATCTCATAACAAAAACTCTGTTTCTTTGGCTGGGTGAAGCCGCTTTTGTTATCAAAGTCTTCAATTTCCATTACCATAATAAGGAACTTCAACAACTGCTGGCCAGCATCAAAACCTTTCAAATcagaaatgaaatggaaaatgatttaCTGAAAAGGCGTCAACTGATGTTTAACAAAATTGCATTGTGCTATGTCGGATGCGCCGGTGTAGCAGTGTTTTTTTCACTTGTTTCACCACTATTTTCATCGGAACGAACACTACC TTATCCATCGTGGTACCCGGTGGACTGGCATAACAACACATTTAATTATTGTCTGCTGTATGCGTACCAAGTGATCGGAATATTCTTTATGGCAttcgcaattattttgttggaaaCATTTGCCGTTTATTTGATGATAATGATGTCCGTGCATACGGACATACTAGCTATGCGGTTGAAGAGATTGGGCGTGCATGCAACTGAAATTGATGATAAGATTATCGAAACGgatcaccgaaattatttgaatttaattgaatgctTTCAAATGCACTCTACTAGTTCCAG cctacaaaaatcattcgaaaatgtattttcaattccattttttattcaatttcttgTGAGCGGTGCTATTTTATGTGTGACCGTTTTCCAAATAGTTATG ATGAATCCAGCCAATGAGatagtaaattttgttttctatttgagTTATTTCATGACACTATCCACGGAAATATTTCTACCTTGCTACTTCGGCACGGAACAATTGCTGAAAAATGCCCAACTAACTACCGCCATATACTCGTCGAATTGGATCGGTAGGCCGATTTATTACCAGAAAATGATTCCCATTTTTATGGAATACACCAAAGATCCCAGATATTTGATAGCTGGCAAACTGTTCAATTTATCGCTGAGTAACTTTTTACTG GTTCTGAATCGAATGTACAACATGTATGCGGTTTTGATGAATGTCTTTGATTGA
- the LOC119076693 gene encoding odorant receptor 94b-like isoform X2, whose translation MAFAIILLETFAVYLMIMMSVHTDILAMRLKRLGVHATEIDDKIIETDHRNYLNLIECFQMHSTSSSLQKSFENVFSIPFFIQFLVSGAILCVTVFQIVMMNPANEIVNFVFYLSYFMTLSTEIFLPCYFGTEQLLKNAQLTTAIYSSNWIGRPIYYQKMIPIFMEYTKDPRYLIAGKLFNLSLSNFLLVLNRMYNMYAVLMNVFD comes from the exons ATGGCAttcgcaattattttgttggaaaCATTTGCCGTTTATTTGATGATAATGATGTCCGTGCATACGGACATACTAGCTATGCGGTTGAAGAGATTGGGCGTGCATGCAACTGAAATTGATGATAAGATTATCGAAACGgatcaccgaaattatttgaatttaattgaatgctTTCAAATGCACTCTACTAGTTCCAG cctacaaaaatcattcgaaaatgtattttcaattccattttttattcaatttcttgTGAGCGGTGCTATTTTATGTGTGACCGTTTTCCAAATAGTTATG ATGAATCCAGCCAATGAGatagtaaattttgttttctatttgagTTATTTCATGACACTATCCACGGAAATATTTCTACCTTGCTACTTCGGCACGGAACAATTGCTGAAAAATGCCCAACTAACTACCGCCATATACTCGTCGAATTGGATCGGTAGGCCGATTTATTACCAGAAAATGATTCCCATTTTTATGGAATACACCAAAGATCCCAGATATTTGATAGCTGGCAAACTGTTCAATTTATCGCTGAGTAACTTTTTACTG GTTCTGAATCGAATGTACAACATGTATGCGGTTTTGATGAATGTCTTTGATTGA